A stretch of DNA from Brachyspira pilosicoli:
TAACACAATAACTCCTTTCCATGCATGCGATATATCTGCAGGGCTTAATTCCATATGAGAAGCTATTGATATTGAAAGATAAAGAAATATCCAAAAACTTAATTGCTTTAATGAAGAATTAACTATAATATTATTTATTATATTTTTTGATATATAATAAATTGAATTAAATATATTAAAAAACTCATTATAAGCAAAAGAAAAAACGCCGTATTTATTGCTATAATTTATCTTTGGTATATTAAAAATATTTTCTTTAAGCTCCGGCTGTAAAACTATAAAAAGCAAATAAACAATAAAACTTCCAACTATAATTGGTGCTATGCCTATAAAAAAATTCCCAAGCTGCTGATACCAACTGCGAGAATCATAGCTATGAAGAACATAGCCTATTGTGTCAGATTTGGTATTAAAAAGTTTTATATCATCAATTCTATGCCTAAATATAATGCAAAATAAGGCATGAGAGATTTCATGTATTGGCGTTCCTATCCAGCCTGTTATATATAATTCTGCCTTGCTTCCTAAAGTCTTTGCAAATAATCTTCTTGTTGTATAAGAAATAAAATAAAGCAAAAATCCAAATATTATAACATTGCCGAATAATCTAATTAAATCTATTACAGTCTTTGAAACTATTATAAACAAAAAATAAAATACATCTTTAATCATTGTGTTAGTTTATATCGGAAATAATAATGTTTATAGTGAAAGAAAATTAAATATATAAAAAAACATAAAAAAATTAATTATTTTGTTTGACTTTTATGTTTTTTTGAATATAATAACTACATATAGAAATATTAAAAGGAGTGAAAAATGTACTTATCGTATAACACCTGTCAAATTAATTTAACTTCAAATATTCATTTTCAACTTTCTAAATTCTATAAGTCTTTCAAACGTAAGTAATTCTAAATATTAATCTTAATTAAAAACAATAAAAAATTATAAAATATTATTAAAAAAATTAACTTAATACTATATTTAAAAGTTAACATATTATATTATTAATTTATAGTATTACAAGGTTATAAGTGTATGCAAAAAAATAAATATTTAATATTAGATGATAAACTTAATTCTATCGAGAAATATTTAATAGATTTAAGGCGAGATTTGCACAAACACCCTGAATTAGGCTTTGAAGAGTTTTACACATCTAAAAAGATTTCTTCTATACTAAAAAGTTTAAATATAAAACATAAAGTAAAAGTGGCAGAAACAGGAATAGTAGCAGATATAGAAGGAGAAGATAAAAGTTTTACAGTGGCATTTAGGGCTGATATGGATGCTTTACCTATGGAAGACTTAAAAAAATGCGAATACTCTTCAATAAATAAAGGTAAATGTCATTCTTGCGGACATGATGTTCATACTACAATATTAACAGGAATTGCAAAATATTTTTCTGAAATAAAGCCGCCATGCAATATAAGGCTAATATATCAGCCTGCAGAAGAGACTACAGGCGGTGCTTTACCAATGATTAAAAAGAATGCATTAAAAAATGTTAATGTAATATATGGTCTTCATGTTAATCCAGAATTAAAAGTTGGAAGCATTGGTGTAAAATATGGAGCAATGTATGCTAGTTCAAATATGTTTGATGTAAAAGTGTATGGAAAATCTGCACATGGGGCAAAATCATACAATGGAATAGACAGCATATTAATAGCTAGTCATATACTAACTCAAATGCATAGTTATACTTCATCATTTACAGATGGAAGTATGAGGCTTCATGTTGGGTTGATAAATGGAGGAAGTGCGAGAAATATTGTTGCTGATTCTGTAAAAATGGAAGGCATTATAAGAATGCTTTGCGATGATAAAAAAAGAAAAGAGAGACTAACTGCAATAGAAAAAATTGTTAAAAACACTGCATATAGTTTTAATGCTAAAGCAGAGTTTATAAATATGCCTTCGTATCCTGCTTTGATTAATCATAGCAATGCTGTAGATATAGTAAGAGAATCTGCTAATAATATTAAATTAAATATTGTAGAAGAAAATGCTAATATGACAACAGAAGATTTTAGCTATTATCTTCAAAACATAAGCGGTGCTTTTTTTAGCTTGGGAGTTGCAAACAAAAAAATAAACTACCCTATTCATAATAGTATGTTTGATATAGATGAAAGTGCTATTAATATAGGAGTAAAAATGCAGATAGCTAATGTTTATGAAAGTTATTTAAAAAAAGATTTATTTAAAAAAATAAAAAACAACTAATAAATAAAAAAAAGGAGAAAAATTATGTCATTATTCGAAGGAGCTGGTGTAGCTTTAATAACACCATTTACAAAAGACGGAGAGATTAATTATAAAAAACTTGCTGAACTTATAGAATATCAAATAGCAAATAAAACAGATGCCATAATAGCAGCAGGAACAACAGCAGAAAGTGCTACACTTACAAGGGAAGAGAGAATAGAAGTAATAAAATTCTGTATAGAAGTTACAAATAAAAGAACAATGCTTATAGCAGGTACAGGAACTAATGTCACCAAAACAGCAGTGGAACTTACACAAAAATCATGCGAATATGGTGCAGATGCTATAATGGCAGTAACTCCATATTATAACAAAGGTAATGAAAGCGGACTTATTGACTACTACACACAAATAGCAAATGCATCAAAAGCACCTGTTATAATGTATAATGTACCTTCAAGAACAGGTGTAAAACTTCCGCTTAATGTTATTAAAAAATTATCTGAAATATCAAATATAGTAGCAATTAAAGAAGCAAGCGGAGATATGAGCTATACTGCCGATATTGCAAACATTGCTCCGAAATTAGACTTATATTCTGGAAATGATGATATGGTTACTCCTATACTTGCTTTGGGAGGTAAAGGAGTTATATCTGTTACAAGCAATATTATACCTAAAGAAAATCATGATATGGTAATGAACTTCCTTAATGGTAAAGTAGAAGAATCTATAAAAGCACAAGTACATTATATAGATTTAGTGAGAGCTATGTTTATAGAGGTTAATCCAGTGCCTATAAAAGAAGCTATGAATATAATGGGCTTTGATGTTGGACCTTGCCGTTCACCTCTTGGACCTTTAAGTGAAAAAAATAGAGAGTATGTAGCTCAAATAATAAATAAATATGGGATTAAAAAATGAATACAACTAAAATAATAATACATGGTATTGGAACAATGGGAACTATATTAAAAGATATAGTTGAAAAAGATGATAGTTTAGAGTTAGCTGGTTTTGCTGATAATCTTACTAATGAAAAAGGTGATGTAATAGTAGACTTTTCTCATTTTTCATTAATTGAAGATATGCTTAATTATGGAGTAAAAAATAATATACCTATTGTAATATGTACTACAGGTTATGATGATAAAATATTAGAAAAAATAAATGAAGCATCAAAAAAGATTCCTATAGTGCTTGCTTCAAATACTTCAATAGGTGTAACACTTATGAATGAGATAGTTTCAAAAGTTGCAAGTGTATTGAATGATTTTGATATAGAGATAGTAGAAACTCATCATAATAAAAAGATAGATTCTCCAAGCGGTACAGCTAAAACTTTATATAACACTATTAATAACACTTTGAATAATGAAATGCATTTAGTTAATGGCAGAAGCGGTACGCACAAAAGAGAAAAAAAAGAAATAGGAATGCATTCATTGAGAGGCGGAAGCGTGGTTGGAGAGCATAGTGTTATATTTTATGGAGATGATGAGGCGATTGAGATTACTCATAAGGCTATGTCAAAAAAGATATTTGCTCATGGCTCTATTAAGGCTGCTAAATTCCTCGTTGGTAATAAATCTCCAAAACTCTACAACATGAAAGAAGTATTATCTTAATTTTTAATAATAAAGTTATGAGCATTATGATAAAACTTATATTATGCTCATAACTTTTTAATATAAAAATTAATAATAAAAAATAATTAAAAATTGATTAATTTTTCCTTGACAAAATATAAAAATAAATTATAATTCTCCTTAAAGAAATAAAAATAATATTTCTTCCTGTATTAGGATTACAAAATGAAAAACAAATTAATCAATCTTTTTTCTTATTCATCTATCCTCTTCTTGAGGTGATCCTTAATTTCTTTTTCCAACTTTAATTTAAAATAATAAAAAATAGCAAATATAGTATAATAGTTTTTCTATTATGCATTATATTATACATTTTATACTTTTATTAACTATTTAAGGAGATTTCTATATGAAAATCGTAAATTCTTGGAATGATTTTGACCCATTAAAACATGTAATAGTAGGTAGAGCTGACAACTGCTGTATAGCTCCATCAGAACCAGCTTCAAAAGCTAAAGTACCATTAAACAGTCCAATGAGAGGTATGACAGGACCAAGACCATTGGATACTGTAGAAAAAGCAAATGCTCAATTAGATAATCTTTGTAAAATCTTAGAGCAGCATGGAGTAAAAGTTGATAGACCTACTCCTCTTCAATGGAATCAAGCAGTTGTAACACCTCATTTTATGACTGGAAGTATGTTTGGCTGTATGCCACCAAGAGATGTACTTTTAACTATTGGTAATGAAATAATAGCAGCTCCTATGTCTTTTAGATCAAGATATTTTGAGTATTTGGCTTATTCACCTATACTTAGAAAATACTTTGATGAAGACCCTGATTTTAAATGGATATCTGCTCCACGTCCAGAACTTGGAGATGCAAGTTATGATATGCATTATTTTGACGGAGATGTTACTGAAGAAGTTTTGCTTGAAAGAACTGCTAAGCTTCATATGGTTACAACAGAACATGAAATACTTTTTGATGCTGCTGATGTTATGAGAGTTGGTAAAGATTTATTCTGTCAGCATGGTTTAACTACAAACAGAAAAGCTATGGAATGGTTAAGAAGACAGTATCCAGACTTTAGAGTACATGCTGTAAACTTCCCTGGAGACCCTTATCCAATACACATTGATGCTACTTTTGTACCTTTAAGACCTGGTTTAATAATTAACAACCCTACAAGAAAACTTCCAGTTGAACAAAGAAAAATATTTGAAGCTAATGGTTGGGAAATTGTTGATGCTGCTAAACCTGCACATGAAACTCCTCCGCCTCTTTGTTATTCAAGTGTATGGCTTTCTATGAACTGTTTGGTATTAGACCACAAAACAGTATTAGTTGAGGCAAGCGAAGTTTATCAAATGGAGCAAATGGATAAATTGGGAATGAATGTTATACCTGTACCATTTAGAGATGCTTATCCGTTTGGCGGCGGTTTGCATTGTGCTACTGCTGACGTTTACAGAGAGGGTTCTTGTGAAGACTACTTCCCTAAACAAGTGGATGACCCTACTTTAGTTACTTACAAAAAGTGGTAATTTGTATATAGATTGTGTTTTTTATATTGGAGGCGGGCCAAACTCGTCTCCATTTTTATATATAAATTATAATTGTTTTAATTTTATTGTTTGTATAAGTTTTTTATTCAACTTTTTCCCGCAGCAAAAAGTTTTCGCCCTTCGGGCACGCTTCGCGAAAGTGCAAGTATTCGAATTTTATATCTAAAAAATATATATAATGACACTATATGTTTATGTATATACTTCATAAAAATGCAGTTCTTTTGCTTCTTTTATACCAATAAAAGAAGTGGGGTGCGGGGCAAAGCCCTGCAAATATTTTAATATAAACAAATAGTTTTTTTATATTAATGTATGTTTTATTCAGCTTTTTCCCACCTTACACAGTGTGGACTTCATCAAAAAAGCAAACTGTTGCTCTGCTTTTTTAAAAATCAATTATTCGTATCATAAACCTCTTTGTTATTATAAAAATCTGTTTTCTTAATGTTTGTGTTATAATATATTATAGAAAGCAAACTCATTAATATAATCTGAGCTACAGGCATTGCAAGCCACACACCATTAAGCTTAAAAAATATAGGAAGAATCATTATGCATAATGGACTTACAAATAAAGGATCTATATATGTTAAAAAACTTGCATATTTACTTTCACCAGAAGAATAAAAATAAGCAGTACCAATTCTTACCATAGGCTGAAGTATAAACGATATAGCTATTATAGGCATGGCAATACTTACAATGTTGTTGGTTTCTATTGAAGCACCAAACATAATGCCTAATTTATTTTTAAACAAAAGAACTACTATTATTAATATAGAGCCTAACACAGAAGAAAATAATATTCCTCTTTTTAATACTTTTCTCATAAGCTCTTCTCTTTTAGCACCTTTAAAAAAACTAATCATAGGCTGACAACCTTCTGCAATACCCTCAAATAAATATATTATAGAGCCGTAAATATAATTAATTACAGAATAAACACTAGTTCCAATATATCCGCCATATTTTATGCATTGTAAATTATTGAATATTACTATTAAAGAAGGAGCCATTACAAGACCAAAAGGTGAAAGACCTATTTGAATAGCTCTTTTACTCATAGATAAATCAAAATCTGATAATCTTATTTTTGTTCTATATTTCTTTCTAATAAATAAATAATATATAGAAATAGCAGAAACTATTGCTTGTGCTATAATTGTAGCTAATGCAGCCCCAAAAGTTCCTAATCTTAAAACCATTAAAAACACATAGTCTAATATAATGTTAGTTATAAGACCTATACCCATAAAGCTCATAGCATGTATAGTTTTACCAGAATTTCTTATTATAGGCATACTTCCTGCAGATATAATTTGAAAAGTTCCTCCTAATATAATAGTTGTAATATAACTATTAGCTTGCTCAAATATTATCCCCCTTGCACCAAGCTGATAAATTAATTTGTTTTTTATTAAAAGAAGTAATACAGTTAATATGATGCTTGCTATTATTAAAGTAATAAATGTATTAATTTTCGCCTTATTAAACTTATCTATATTTCCAGCTCCAAGATATGTAGACATTATAACAGAACCGCCCATTCCAAGCATAGCAGCTGTAGCAAATAACACTGTTCCTATAGGATAAACCAAATTGATTGCAGTAAGCCCATTGTCTCCCATAGAATTTCCTACAAAAAAGCCATCAACTACTATATAAAGCCCTCCAAGCATAGTTGATACTATAGAAGGAAGTACGTATTTGAAAAAAGATTTTTCCATCTCTTCTACTCTATTTATCATTGAAGCTCCTTAAAACATATTATAAAACATAACTTTTATATAGTCCGATAGTAGACTATTATATCCATTTAAAAATTATTGTCAATACTAAAAAACTTATATCAAGTAATTTTTATATAAATATTTTTTGATTGCAAAAAAGTTAACATAATTTATAATTTAATAAAATATAGTTTTAAGGAAAATAAATGCCAATAAGACTTGCAACTTCTGAAGATACAAAACAAATATTAGATATATACTCAAATTATATTGATACAAACATAACATTTGAATACTCACTGCCAAGCATAGAAGAGTTTGAAAAAAGAATAAAAAATATAATAGAAGTGTATCCCTATTTAGTATATGAAGAAGATGAAAAAATATTAGGATACGCATACGGCCATAGTTTTATGGAGAGAGAGGCATATAAATGGGACGTAGAACTTTCTATATATATGGATTATAATTATAAATCAAAAGGATTAGGAAAAAAGCTTTGTCTAACACTAATTAATATTCTTAAATATCAAGGTTTTAAAACACTTTATTCCAGAGTAACATCAGGCAATGCGGCAAGTGAAAAGTTTCATGATTATTTTGAGTTTAAAAAATGCGGTATTCTTTATAACACAGGATATAAATTATCCAAATGGCATGATGTAATCATATATGAAAAGCAAATTAATGAATATGATGAAAAACCAAAAGATATAATAAAGATAAAAGATATAGATAGAGACACACTCAAAACTATAATATCAACTATTTAAATAAAAAATATTTTTTATATTTTTATTTGCAGTGGCTAGACACCGTATCCCCACATTATTTTATGATATGACTTAAATATTTGCACTTTTTGCAACTTTTTGCGGCGGGAAAAAGTTGAATAAAACAAAAACTTATATTGTAATTGTTTAACTATATCTTATATAAATATATATTCATTAAAAATATTCGAAGCATTAATTTTATTATATGAATCTCCGCCTCTCCAATGCATTAATTTCTCGGATAGTTCAGTATCTCTGTATTCTCTTTCTTCTTTAGCTTCCAAAATATCCAAATAAGATAATATTTCTAAAAGTATAATCCTTTCATATTTTGAAGATGGAAAAATATCTTTTAAAGTTTTTTCTAATTTGTTTGCTGAGTCTTTTTCATTGTTATATGAATCTATTTGTTTTAGAATATCATTAAAAATTTTTACATCATATGGAGTTGGATAGAATTCAAAATCATTAATTTTTTTAAACTCTTCTAAATCAAAATAAATATATGATAAATGTTCAAGCCTCACTCCGCCCCATTTATATTTTTCAAAATTATATACATTTCTATCTTGTAAATTAAAGTCATCGCCTATGATATAGTAATTATCATTGCATTCATTACAATATGAGGGATATGATTTATTATTTATAAAACTATGAATATTGATTTTTTTGCCTAAATATAAACTTGATATAAAACTTCTTAAATTTAATTGTCTAGTTGACAAACTGCACAAAAATGCTCTTACTGTATTTTCAAAATTAATTTCTTTTACCAAATCATTTATTTTTATTATAAGCTCATCATGTTTAATAATTTCATCTGTAAAATCAAACATAAGTCCTTTTTCTTTTGCATATAAAAAATCATCATCATTTATTATCATTTTATCATCATCAATCCAGCCATTTTTCCAAAAATAATTAAATAATATTTTTTTAGCTTTCTTATCAGTTATATGCATGTACTATCCTCATATTTTTTTATAATATAAAAATATTTAAATATCTAATTTTCAACCTTCATCATTATGATATATCATTAATTTAGTCATACCGCCATAAACTAAGTATTTCCTACTTTAGCACTAAGATGCTGTAAAATATCTTCTTTGCTAAATTCTGCATTATATTTTGAGGCATCAGTAATAACAGATACTTTATTATTCATTTTATTAACCCTTTTATTAAACATTATTAAGAAATAATTATAAATATAAAATCAAGTTTGCTGATGGAACATTGCAGTAATATTGCAGTTTGTACAGATTTCTATAAATAAAGTACCTTCTGCTATAGATTCAATAGTATGCCATTGAATTTGCATTAAGTATTTCATTTTCTTTCCGCAGCTTGGACATTTCATATATTCCCAGTCCTGAATCCAATTAGCAAATCCGCCTATTGTATTTAAAGTATCATCAAATGCTCCATAAAACAAAGGCACTTCATGTTTTGAAAGAATATAATTATTGTTATGCATTAAATTTAATTCTTCTTCCTCTAAATAATTTTCTTCAGAAGGATAATAATTTTCAGACTCTTTATCAAAAGGAAGTATTTTGCTTCCTCCTTTTAAATCATATTTTGAATAAGTTGTATTATAAGTTACACAATTAGGACAGCATGAAGCCTTTATTATACCATCAACACCTATAAATTTAAGTCTTTTATCTCTGCCGTCAATAATAGCCATATCCATAGTTTTGCATCCGCATTCTGGACAATTTTCATTTCTTAATGAAGCTATTTTAATAGGGCTTTTTTCTTTTTCTTCTTTGTTTTGAGCTTTATCTAAATAATAGCATTTATCAAAATTTAGTATTTGCCTTTTTTTATCTTTATCAAAAGTCCAGCCCGCACATTCAGCATAATTGGAAGGATCAACATAAAGTTTCTTTCTCCATTCTCTTGGATTCATTTCAAAATCATATAAGCAGTCAAGTGAAATATCATCGCCCTGCATAGCTAAACATGATAATAAATTAGCTCCTTCAGAATAATCTTTAGTGGCTTTTATTCTTTTTATAAGTTCATCTCTTATTTCTTCACCTGCTTTATAATAAAATACTTTAGGATAATAAATTTTTTTCTCTAATGCTTTTTTTGCTATATCTTTTAAATCTATATTTCTATATGCAATTAAATCATAGATGTAAATCCCTTCTATTAATTCTTTATCAACATCTTTTTCATTTAGATTTTCTACATATTTATTGATCATATCTTTTATTTCATTATCAGTTAAAGATAGAGTTTTATTTCTCCCCTCTTCTGCCTTACATTTAAAGCATAAACCTTTATAACCCAATTCTACTCCGCATTTATCGCATTTATGTTTAAGCATATTTACACCTCAAATATAAATATTTTAATTGCTTTCATTATAGTAAAAAAAATACTATTTGTCAAAAATGTTTTATTTGTAGTTTATACTTGCAAATTTTAAAGTTTGTCAATTTTTATGTTGTTCTTTTTCCCGCCGCAAAAAGAACCAAAAAGTGCAATTATATAATTAATATTATTTAACACAATATTTATAATGGAATGACAAATTACTATTAAAATATAGAGTTAAAAAAAATCTTCAATAAAATAAAAAAATAATAAAACAATTTTTCATTATGACGATAAATCAAAATGGGATGATATATATTTTTTAATTAGGAGTTAAAAATATGAGAGTTACAGAGCAAGCCCAATATAATAGAGCTATAAGCAGTATCAAGAAAAATTATAGTGAAATGGAAGCATCTCAAACAAGGCTATCTACAGGTCAAAGAGTACAAAGACCGCATGAAAATGTTACATCCACAATCAATTCTATTTATTACAGAACAAGAAAATCATCATTAGATAGATACCAAAATAATATAGTAGACGGTAAAGAAAGATTAAGCGTAGCACATGATTCTATGAGTTCTATTACACAAGCCTTAGCAAGAGCAAGAGATTTAGCTGTACAAGGTGCAAACAGTACATATTCTGCAGAAGACAGAGCTAAAATGGCTATGGAAGTAGAAGAAATGATAGAAAGAATATACGACATATCTAAAACTCAAAGTAAGGGAGAGTTTATATTCTCTGGTACAAGTGTAAAAACTGCACCATTCAGAGCATTATACGGACATGATGAAAAAGCAGGACGTTCAATAATTCAAACAGTAATGTATGAAGGCGATGCTAATGCTCAAAACAGAGAAATAGAAAACGGTCAATATATAAATGTAGGTACACCTGGAAACTATGCTTTTTGGGGTACAAACATGGAAATAATATCAACAGTTGATGCAGGCAATTATGTTGCTTCAGAAAATCAGGATATTATGATAGATGATATGGTTATAAACATAAAGCAAGGCGACAATATTGAAGCTATAGTTCAGAGAATAAATGATGCTAATGGAAATGTTAGTGCTACTATAGGAGATTTAAGAGGAGGTGCTAAAGTTATACAATTAAAAACATCTACTCCTCATAAAATACTTTTACAAGATTTAAAAGGCGGCACTGTATTACAAGATATAGGTTTAGTAAGACAAGGAGCAGGAAACATTCCAGAAAACAATTATGAACCTAGTGCTGTTATCTCTGGTAAATCTTTATTTGAGAGTTTAATATATTTAAGAGATGCTATGCTTAATGATGATGTTAGAGCTATAGGAAGCGAGGCTTTAGGATATATAGATAGTGCCATAGATAATGTTACAACTGTTCAAGCTAATGCTTCTTCAAAAGTAACAAGACTTGATATGGGTTACAATAGTTTTGAAGACCAAAAACTTGCTATAGATGAAGCTTTAGCTAAAAATGAAAATATTGATTATGCTGAAGAGATTGTTAATTTCAATATGTGGCAATATGCTCATAATGCAACATTACAAACAACAGGAAGATTATTAGGAAGAACATTATTAGATTATATGAGATAATATAAACTAATTAACAATAAAAACTTAAAGGAAATTATTTAATGCCAGAAATAGAATCTAGAATATTAGGAAAAGTAGAAGTTTCTGATAACAATTTATATCACCTTAACGGCAGCATATTAGCATTTGAGGACTATGATGAGTTTTATTTGCTTAATATGGACGAAGATGGTACTTTTAAAATACTTCAATCTAAAGATGATAAAAATATATGTTTTATATTGATAGATCCATTTCTGGTATTTAAAGATTATAAACCAGATGTTCATGATAATGATATAAAACTGCTTGAAATTGAAAAAGAAGAAGATATACATTTGCTTACAATCGTAACAATACCAAATGATAATTTTAAAGCTATGAGTACAAATTTAATAGCCCCAATAGTTTTTAATATAAAAAATCACAAAGCGAGACAATGTACAGTTATTGGAGATAAATATAATACCAGACATTCTATATTTGCAGAAAACAATGCTGAAAATAATAATAAGAAAGAGGAGAAAAGTTGATATATGCTTGTACTATCTAGAAAAATCAATCAAAGCATTGTTATAGGCGATAACATAGAAATTATGCTTGTTGATATAAGAGGCGATCAAATAAAATTAGGCATCAATGCTCCAAGAGATGTAAAGATATTTAGAAAAGAGGTTTATGAAGAGATAGAAAGTCAAAACTTAGAAGCTTCTAAAGCAAATCCTGAACAATTAAATATTTTAAGCAGCTTTGTAAAAAACAAATTAGAGAAAAATAAATAATTTCTATAATACTATTCTTTCTAATTCATAATTAATTTTTATATATCGAGAAATAAAATCATTAAAATCTTTTTTATTACCCGTTGTAAAAAATTTTAAATGCCCACCAGAAGTATTAGCTAAATTGTTATCAATAATATATTTTTTTATAGATAATGCTATTTTCGTACTTGGGTCTATTATATTTTTTATATTAGTTTTTTTATTGTTTACAACAGATTTTATATCATCAATTATGAAAGGATAGTGCGTACAAGCAAGAAGCAAAGTATCAGAATTATCATCTATTTTTTTTACGTACTCTTCTAAAACTTTTAGTCTATCATCATAACTATACCAATTATTTTCTATCATAGGACATAATTTCTGACAAGCTACCTGAGTAACTTTTATTTTATCATTATAATGAAGTATTTTATCATGGTATATATTAGAATGAACTGTAAACTCTGTTGCCATTATAGATATATTATTATTTTTGGTATTATCAATTATATCCTCTACCCCATTAGATATTATTTCTATTATAGGTATATTATTATATTTTTCTTTTAATATATCATAAGACGAAGCTGTGATAGTATTGCAAGCAATAACAGCCATTTTGCAATTTTGTTTTACAAGAAAGTCTAATATTTTGATAGATAATTTATTAATCTCATCTTTAGATTTATCACCATATGGTATATTACTATTATCTCCAAGATATATATAATTTTCATTAGGAAGCATATTCAATAATTTTTTTAAAACACTTACGCCGCCAAATCCAGAATCAAAGACGGCTATAGGCTTAGATAACACACTCATTAAATAAATCCAAATAAAATTTTTGATATTATATACAGTATACTATAAAAGTCAAATATATTGTGATATATAGTTTTTATTTTGTATTAAAAATACTTGTATATATGTAAAAAATAGTGTATAATGTTTCCAAAATAAAAGTAGGAGGATTTCATGAACGGAAGTATCATAGAAGCCTTACAAATAATGCTTATAGGTATGGGCGTAGTAGTGTTGTTCTTGATAATATTAGTTTATGTAATGAAACTAGTAAGTGCTATTATTGCACAAGTAGATAAAATTATGCCTCAAAAAGAGGAAGAACAAACTGCATTACCAGTTCAATCTATGAGTAATGACAAAATGGTTGCTATTGCTATAGCTTTAGCACATGTTCATAGTAATAAAAAGTAATGGACAAGTATAAGGAGAAATTAATATGGCAAAAAAAGAAGTAAAATTTATGGTAACAGCATTTAGGGACGGATTTCAATCTGTTTACGGTGCGAGAGTATT
This window harbors:
- a CDS encoding flagellar hook-associated protein 3 — encoded protein: MRVTEQAQYNRAISSIKKNYSEMEASQTRLSTGQRVQRPHENVTSTINSIYYRTRKSSLDRYQNNIVDGKERLSVAHDSMSSITQALARARDLAVQGANSTYSAEDRAKMAMEVEEMIERIYDISKTQSKGEFIFSGTSVKTAPFRALYGHDEKAGRSIIQTVMYEGDANAQNREIENGQYINVGTPGNYAFWGTNMEIISTVDAGNYVASENQDIMIDDMVINIKQGDNIEAIVQRINDANGNVSATIGDLRGGAKVIQLKTSTPHKILLQDLKGGTVLQDIGLVRQGAGNIPENNYEPSAVISGKSLFESLIYLRDAMLNDDVRAIGSEALGYIDSAIDNVTTVQANASSKVTRLDMGYNSFEDQKLAIDEALAKNENIDYAEEIVNFNMWQYAHNATLQTTGRLLGRTLLDYMR
- the fliW gene encoding flagellar assembly protein FliW, with translation MPEIESRILGKVEVSDNNLYHLNGSILAFEDYDEFYLLNMDEDGTFKILQSKDDKNICFILIDPFLVFKDYKPDVHDNDIKLLEIEKEEDIHLLTIVTIPNDNFKAMSTNLIAPIVFNIKNHKARQCTVIGDKYNTRHSIFAENNAENNNKKEEKS
- the csrA gene encoding carbon storage regulator CsrA: MLVLSRKINQSIVIGDNIEIMLVDIRGDQIKLGINAPRDVKIFRKEVYEEIESQNLEASKANPEQLNILSSFVKNKLEKNK
- the murI gene encoding glutamate racemase, which encodes MSVLSKPIAVFDSGFGGVSVLKKLLNMLPNENYIYLGDNSNIPYGDKSKDEINKLSIKILDFLVKQNCKMAVIACNTITASSYDILKEKYNNIPIIEIISNGVEDIIDNTKNNNISIMATEFTVHSNIYHDKILHYNDKIKVTQVACQKLCPMIENNWYSYDDRLKVLEEYVKKIDDNSDTLLLACTHYPFIIDDIKSVVNNKKTNIKNIIDPSTKIALSIKKYIIDNNLANTSGGHLKFFTTGNKKDFNDFISRYIKINYELERIVL
- a CDS encoding OadG family protein, coding for MNGSIIEALQIMLIGMGVVVLFLIILVYVMKLVSAIIAQVDKIMPQKEEEQTALPVQSMSNDKMVAIAIALAHVHSNKK